In one window of Fibrobacter sp. UBA4297 DNA:
- a CDS encoding FISUMP domain-containing protein, whose translation MIVAQNTEGCTCGTRRWIAKNNDCFTYHTEDSKSRGICPEKWHIPSVNEWKILIGHANNLSTNLKSTSDWLDDGNGSDVFGFNLLPAGFVNMDHPKEYRYIGNVPNLETSLESAGRYTYFATQLEWTLCIPPSCDAPEGTYVFSVSSKDSQVIFERMEKNYAVSVRCVKDE comes from the coding sequence CTGATAGTTGCGCAAAATACGGAAGGTTGTACATGTGGGACGCGGCGATGGATTGCAAAAAACAACGATTGCTTTACCTATCATACCGAAGACTCCAAGTCCCGTGGTATTTGCCCTGAAAAATGGCATATTCCAAGTGTCAACGAATGGAAAATTTTAATCGGCCACGCCAACAATCTTTCCACAAATTTAAAATCAACTAGCGATTGGCTTGATGATGGCAACGGTTCTGACGTTTTTGGATTTAATCTATTACCAGCAGGTTTTGTCAACATGGACCATCCTAAGGAATACAGATACATTGGAAATGTCCCAAATTTAGAGACCTCTCTCGAATCCGCAGGTAGATATACATATTTCGCGACTCAATTGGAATGGACTTTATGCATCCCCCCCTCATGCGACGCTCCCGAAGGGACCTACGTATTCAGTGTTTCAAGTAAGGATAGTCAAGTTATTTTTGAAAGAATGGAAAAAAATTATGCAGTATCCGTTCGCTGCGTGAAGGATGAATAG